A DNA window from Coffea arabica cultivar ET-39 chromosome 6c, Coffea Arabica ET-39 HiFi, whole genome shotgun sequence contains the following coding sequences:
- the LOC140008518 gene encoding uncharacterized protein, with product MTSQEAAGMQTDGTPTSQHVGSNQAIGCESNETESMQDLESNGSDQVTLKRKRGYTHNIALSNEKKAGKKVNITVSEISGRLVGEGAQRYISEASCVIRKYGKWKAPKWGKLLKDDRDQLLRITNNSFTYDGGEHVKPAIIKQLNSQYRSRRYNFHMLFKKCGSKEEALARRPEYVEESDWIYLCDYYCSPEFKALSERNKLNRLKQQTAHTAGTKSFLRHKDDREAKEGRTVKPIELYDMTYFSRKKNAMVDETSAKKLSKMKDL from the exons ATGACATCACAAGAAGCTGCTGGGATGCAAACTGATGGAACTCCTACTTCACAGCATGTTGGATCTAATCAAGCTATTGGTTGTGAAAGCAATGAAACTGAAAGTATGCAAGACCTTGAGTCAAACGGTTCAG ACCAAGTGacgttaaaaagaaaaagaggatatACGCATAATATTGCACtatcaaatgaaaagaaagctgGAAAAAAGGTGAACATTACTGTTTCTGAAATAAGTGGAAGACTAGTTGGAGAAGGTGCTCAGCGATACATTTCAGAGGCAAGTTGCGTTATTCGAAAGTATGGCAAGTGGAAAGCACCTAAATGGGGCAAGCTTCTTAAAGATGATAGAGATCAACTGCTAAGAATTACTAAT AATAGTTTCACTTATGATGGAGGAGAGCATGTGAAACCAGCTATAAttaagcaattaaattcacagtaTAGAAGTCGACGTTATAATTTTCACATGCTATTCAAAAAATGTGGCTCTAAAGAGGAAGCTCTTGCACGTCGACCAGAATATGTGGAAGAATCAGATTGGATTTACCTTTGCGATTACTATTGTAGTCCAGAATTCAAG GCCTTAAGTGAGCGAAATAAGCTGAACAGATTAAAGCAGCAAACTGCCCATACAGCTGGAACAAAATCATTTTTACGTCATAAGGATGACCGG GAAGCTAAGGAGGGAAGGACAGTTAAACCAATTGAACTTTATGACATGACATATTTTAGTCGAAAGAAGAATGCTATGGTTGACGAGACATCAGCTAAAAAACTG AGCAAAATGAAGGACTTATAG